A window of Mucilaginibacter paludis DSM 18603 contains these coding sequences:
- a CDS encoding RteC domain-containing protein translates to MRKNNFKVAFRELRGKLKVISGNDDLGLVEKFNEAIALIREYLKDVRTSVLANPFKEKLEQIYFYKFEKPEYYALKIYHVALYTLLSQRPAGPPDILRKFYLEELEFILRYFNQHAFYYEYYRSGFTEMDEALFIPGAVMASPLLHDVPELDPDYSTNGDYLFSKFIAYEMLQEYILNELSALDCPVPGVGNGIMGATGMPAIAGKKWFEWTGELINVVELGYGIYLSKQLNDGKATLAEIFRWLNESFGLKIVNPANKLAEIKRRKRISRTHFFDFLQAAFIAYLDEDDAFDPDELLGNGRLN, encoded by the coding sequence ATGCGTAAAAACAATTTCAAAGTGGCGTTTCGTGAACTGCGGGGCAAGCTGAAAGTGATCTCTGGTAACGATGACCTGGGTCTGGTGGAAAAGTTCAACGAGGCGATTGCCCTGATCAGGGAATACTTAAAGGATGTCAGGACTTCGGTGCTGGCGAATCCATTTAAAGAGAAACTGGAACAGATCTATTTTTATAAGTTCGAGAAACCGGAGTATTATGCTTTAAAGATCTACCATGTGGCCTTGTATACCCTACTGTCCCAGAGACCGGCAGGTCCGCCGGATATCCTCCGCAAATTCTACCTGGAGGAACTGGAATTTATCCTGCGCTATTTTAATCAGCATGCTTTTTATTATGAATACTACCGTTCGGGTTTCACAGAAATGGATGAAGCTTTGTTTATTCCAGGTGCGGTCATGGCTTCGCCTTTACTGCATGATGTGCCGGAATTAGACCCTGATTACTCCACCAACGGGGATTACCTCTTTTCCAAATTTATCGCCTATGAAATGTTGCAGGAATATATCCTGAACGAGCTGTCGGCGCTTGACTGCCCGGTTCCGGGCGTCGGCAACGGCATTATGGGCGCTACGGGTATGCCTGCGATTGCCGGTAAAAAATGGTTTGAATGGACGGGCGAATTGATCAATGTGGTGGAATTGGGTTATGGGATTTATCTCTCTAAACAGTTGAATGACGGGAAAGCGACCCTGGCGGAGATTTTCCGCTGGTTGAATGAAAGTTTTGGCTTGAAGATCGTCAACCCGGCCAATAAGCTGGCCGAGATCAAACGGCGCAAAAGGATTTCGCGCACGCATTTCTTCGATTTTTTACAGGCGGCTTTTATTGCCTATCTGGACGAAGACGATGCGTTTGACCCGGATGAACTGTTGGGAAATGGCCGTTTAAATTAG
- a CDS encoding helix-turn-helix transcriptional regulator has product MRTIKIQLPLISWIFILLDISLFCFQFIRVYFHPGEGRHWRATMLCLLIIIYNCISGNLSALWVHISINVAVLFLVVYLLTKKVRDVSNNKAEEPPAETPDIPFQMLEITEAMAVVFLENCHLFQFTAREIDVCLLLAKGMTYTEIAETLHISNSTVDSHTQKIYKKSGVNSRVALLNKFYQKPGQ; this is encoded by the coding sequence ATGCGTACGATCAAAATTCAATTACCTTTAATTTCCTGGATATTTATCCTGCTTGATATTTCCCTTTTCTGTTTCCAGTTTATTCGTGTTTATTTCCATCCCGGTGAAGGCAGGCACTGGCGTGCTACGATGTTGTGTTTACTGATCATTATTTACAATTGTATTTCGGGAAACCTGTCGGCGCTCTGGGTACATATCTCTATAAATGTGGCCGTTTTATTTTTGGTAGTTTACCTTTTAACTAAGAAAGTTAGGGATGTCTCTAATAATAAGGCGGAAGAACCGCCGGCGGAAACACCGGACATCCCCTTTCAAATGCTGGAGATTACGGAAGCGATGGCGGTGGTTTTCCTGGAGAACTGCCATCTCTTCCAATTTACGGCACGAGAGATCGATGTTTGTCTCTTGCTTGCCAAAGGAATGACCTATACCGAGATCGCGGAAACGTTGCACATTTCTAATTCAACGGTCGATTCCCACACTCAAAAGATCTATAAAAAATCAGGGGTCAATAGTAGGGTCGCCCTGCTCAATAAATTCTACCAAAAACCGGGACAATAG
- a CDS encoding Crp/Fnr family transcriptional regulator, whose product MRNHEEIIKRLFKLLCSYKIQPEALREFLQAVMTGRLYPEREILYEHNSTVTDAIFVSDGFVACYGFGENGDRQVAGIYGKDSIIASKSFTSEQPSAYEWVALPGAYLMKIGYNHMKTVYATFPDAEELARLVMADAADKDLQRVHLLKRDAESLVYEFYKKDFPEFYLPGGLMVDSDVASYLLISESTLRNTRAKLTKEDKLP is encoded by the coding sequence ATGAGAAACCATGAAGAGATCATTAAACGTTTATTTAAACTTTTATGCAGTTATAAGATACAACCCGAGGCGTTGAGGGAATTTTTGCAGGCAGTAATGACCGGGCGCTTATATCCCGAGCGCGAGATTTTGTATGAACACAACAGTACGGTGACTGATGCCATTTTTGTTTCTGATGGCTTTGTGGCCTGTTATGGTTTTGGCGAAAATGGTGACAGGCAGGTTGCCGGCATCTATGGCAAGGATTCGATCATCGCTAGTAAAAGCTTTACCAGTGAGCAGCCTTCGGCTTATGAATGGGTAGCGCTTCCCGGCGCTTACCTGATGAAAATAGGTTACAACCACATGAAAACGGTTTATGCTACTTTTCCTGATGCCGAGGAACTGGCAAGATTGGTGATGGCGGATGCTGCTGATAAAGATTTACAGCGCGTTCACCTGTTGAAACGGGATGCGGAGTCTTTGGTTTATGAATTTTATAAAAAGGATTTCCCGGAGTTTTACCTGCCAGGTGGGCTGATGGTGGATTCGGATGTTGCTTCTTATCTTTTGATCAGTGAAAGCACCTTGCGCAACACCAGGGCGAAGCTAACCAAGGAAGATAAACTCCCTTAA
- a CDS encoding NAD-dependent epimerase/dehydratase family protein, producing the protein MKAEKILVIGACGQIGTELTIALKAKHGNDSVLAADVKLLNDVPFNLRPYVKLNVMDKLELRTLILKEKVTTVYHLAAMLSANGEKQPLVAWDLNMQGLLNVLDIAKSDQLKVFWPSSIAVFGPTGPKAFSPQHAITEPSTVYGISKVAGELWCKYYFDQYGVDVRSIRYPGLISYSAPPGGGTTDYAVDIFHQALKHRQYTSFIKAHTALPMMYMADAIRATLELMDAPAEKLTVRTGYNVHALSFTPEQLAVEVEKQLPAFKMYYKPDSRQLIAESWPASVDDRHARHDWGWEPQYDLSAMVNDMLKNLKQQLQYT; encoded by the coding sequence ATGAAAGCGGAAAAAATCCTTGTCATAGGAGCCTGCGGCCAAATAGGAACTGAATTAACCATTGCGTTAAAAGCGAAACACGGTAATGATAGTGTACTTGCCGCTGATGTCAAACTGTTAAACGATGTGCCGTTCAATCTGCGTCCATACGTCAAACTAAATGTAATGGACAAGTTAGAGCTGCGCACATTGATCCTTAAAGAAAAAGTCACTACGGTTTACCATTTAGCTGCAATGTTATCAGCTAATGGTGAAAAGCAGCCTTTGGTAGCCTGGGATTTAAATATGCAGGGCTTGCTTAATGTGCTGGATATCGCCAAATCTGATCAGCTTAAAGTATTCTGGCCCAGTAGTATTGCCGTATTCGGCCCAACCGGCCCGAAGGCTTTTAGCCCGCAGCACGCGATCACCGAGCCTTCAACAGTTTACGGTATAAGCAAAGTGGCTGGAGAGTTATGGTGTAAATATTATTTTGACCAGTACGGGGTTGATGTTCGAAGTATACGCTATCCGGGATTGATAAGTTATTCAGCACCTCCTGGCGGCGGCACAACCGATTATGCGGTTGATATTTTTCACCAGGCCTTGAAACACCGTCAATACACCAGCTTTATCAAAGCACATACAGCCTTGCCGATGATGTATATGGCAGATGCGATACGGGCTACGCTGGAATTAATGGATGCTCCGGCCGAAAAGCTAACGGTAAGGACAGGTTATAATGTACACGCTTTAAGCTTTACGCCCGAACAATTAGCGGTCGAAGTCGAAAAGCAGTTACCAGCATTTAAAATGTATTACAAACCGGATTCCAGGCAATTGATCGCGGAAAGCTGGCCTGCCAGCGTCGATGACCGTCATGCCCGGCACGATTGGGGCTGGGAACCTCAATATGATTTGAGTGCGATGGTAAACGATATGCTGAAGAATTTGAAACAACAATTACAATACACATGA
- a CDS encoding S8 family serine peptidase: MQKDILFGISTEKAYSLLQGKKATKITVAVIDAGIDTIHEDLKSILWINPKKEAFDNGTYGWSYLGSPKGNVHYDNLEVTRQVRQFEQRDTSKLPASDLLAYHAEKQVLQRQLSEAQRMVDGMGNFRRILESVVQKIGKPEPKLADFQTYQPLGPGETQVCQTLIKVLTEKDDYKSFKEEQLDSPMEHFKVQSDYQLNTGYDPRIIIGDDYFNSKQHKYGSSDVMGPDATHGTHVAGIIAAVRNNGIGLDGIADNVQILTVRAVPDGDERDKDVANAIRYATDHGAKVINMSFGKDYSQDKKAVDEAIQYALKKDVLLIQAAGNSNKNIDSAANFPNRKYINGKIAGAYIVVGASGLKDDDHLKAGFSNYGKTSVDVFAPGVQIYSTIPGSKYAYFDGTSMACPVVSGLAALIREYYPKLTALEVKEIILKSVVKRSALTNYCITGGVVNIYNALQLAEKYQK, from the coding sequence TTGCAAAAGGACATTTTATTCGGTATCAGTACAGAAAAAGCCTATTCCCTGCTTCAAGGCAAGAAAGCTACTAAAATTACGGTAGCCGTTATTGACGCGGGTATAGATACCATACATGAGGACCTGAAAAGCATTTTATGGATCAACCCTAAAAAGGAAGCTTTTGATAATGGCACTTACGGCTGGAGCTATCTCGGTTCACCAAAAGGCAACGTTCACTACGACAACCTTGAGGTCACCCGCCAGGTGCGGCAGTTTGAACAACGCGATACCAGCAAATTACCGGCATCCGACCTACTGGCTTACCATGCCGAAAAACAAGTGCTTCAAAGACAGTTGTCAGAGGCGCAGCGCATGGTTGATGGAATGGGCAACTTTCGCCGCATTCTTGAAAGTGTCGTTCAAAAGATAGGTAAACCCGAACCAAAGTTAGCCGATTTCCAAACGTATCAGCCATTAGGGCCGGGCGAAACCCAGGTCTGCCAAACCCTGATAAAAGTCCTCACGGAGAAAGATGATTATAAATCTTTTAAAGAAGAACAATTAGACAGCCCCATGGAGCACTTCAAAGTGCAATCGGATTATCAGTTGAACACGGGATACGATCCCAGGATTATTATTGGTGATGACTATTTCAATAGCAAGCAACATAAATACGGCAGTTCCGATGTCATGGGGCCTGATGCCACACATGGCACCCATGTAGCTGGTATAATTGCGGCTGTAAGAAATAACGGAATTGGGCTTGACGGAATCGCCGATAATGTTCAAATCTTAACCGTTCGTGCTGTTCCTGACGGTGATGAACGGGACAAGGATGTGGCAAATGCTATCCGCTATGCAACTGATCACGGTGCCAAGGTTATCAATATGAGCTTTGGTAAGGATTATAGCCAGGATAAAAAAGCAGTAGATGAAGCTATTCAATATGCTTTAAAGAAAGATGTGTTGCTGATCCAGGCAGCGGGCAACAGTAATAAGAACATCGATTCAGCAGCTAATTTCCCCAATAGGAAATACATTAATGGAAAGATAGCTGGTGCATACATTGTTGTCGGTGCTTCTGGATTAAAAGATGATGACCACCTTAAGGCTGGTTTCTCTAATTATGGTAAAACATCAGTTGATGTTTTTGCGCCTGGTGTCCAAATTTATTCGACCATTCCCGGCTCCAAGTATGCTTATTTCGACGGTACCAGCATGGCCTGCCCTGTTGTATCAGGATTAGCAGCATTGATACGAGAGTACTACCCCAAGCTAACCGCTTTGGAGGTAAAAGAAATTATCTTGAAAAGTGTTGTAAAAAGAAGTGCCTTGACAAATTATTGCATAACCGGTGGTGTCGTAAACATCTATAATGCACTGCAATTAGCGGAAAAGTATCAAAAATGA
- a CDS encoding glycoside hydrolase family 2 protein: MKAKLLWLAFLTLLFPYRTIAQKSYSIQHITIQTRWIKDVSTSNALNDYPRPHMIRANWMNLNGLWDYAITAKDAAKPVDFDGQILVPYPLESALSGVKKALLPNQNLWYKRSFEKPPLKAGERLKLNFGAVDYEATVFVNGTEVGKHEGGYFEFSFDITSALKNGSNEIAVKVFDPTDQGVGQHGKQVLNPANIYYTPTSGIWQTVWLETVSVNAVINLVITPDIDKSLLNLAVNQDDKIDTQVEATAYEKGKKVADWHNGHILIPNAHLWSPSDPFLYDLIVRVKKNGKVVDEVNSYFGMRKIGIGKDEKGLDRIMLNNKPYYNLGTLDQGFWPEGLYTAPTDEALSFDIKAIKAMGFNTIRKHIKVEPARWYYWADKLGMLVWQDMVNPNQGLPEGSKAAFERGCKQELAQLHNYPCITTWVLFNEKWGQYDQKRLTDWIKETDPSRILNGHSGELLYVNEQLRSPSPDAYVDADMTDVHAYPDPMMSIKQPGKAQVCGEFGGIGVFIPDHQWLTGNAWGYIQEKPAALKAKYTVMQQHLQLFQQEGLSGSIYTQPFDVEGEQNGLMTYDREVIKIPFAELRRIHSKLNPDVNSPSWMANLGDVAAQDADLTEPGLKYSVMLDDYIKGNRDAAFLKKMAMMATQAGDKPGAVLAGNAYIASLKLPLSDEDIQNISQFTKSTKDPGFALMQNDADAFKKVIGDRQFTVNMMNMIFKGELEPMLNSSESPDWNAIEVKAKTYGAAGEEIFLRAKTVALYNKQDWSNYVTTANQYLTKYGKNISEQEQTTFQQAINQHK, encoded by the coding sequence ATGAAAGCAAAATTATTATGGCTTGCATTTCTGACTTTGTTGTTCCCATATCGGACAATTGCTCAAAAATCCTATAGCATTCAACACATAACAATTCAAACCCGTTGGATCAAAGATGTATCAACATCTAACGCGTTAAATGACTACCCAAGGCCACACATGATACGCGCTAATTGGATGAACCTGAACGGGCTATGGGATTATGCGATTACCGCAAAAGATGCTGCAAAACCAGTCGATTTTGACGGGCAGATCTTGGTGCCTTATCCGCTGGAATCGGCTTTGTCGGGTGTGAAAAAAGCGCTGCTTCCAAATCAAAATTTGTGGTATAAACGCAGTTTTGAAAAGCCTCCGTTAAAGGCAGGCGAACGGTTAAAACTAAACTTCGGCGCGGTGGATTATGAGGCTACGGTTTTTGTCAATGGCACCGAAGTAGGCAAACATGAGGGCGGTTATTTTGAATTTAGTTTTGATATTACCTCAGCGTTGAAAAACGGCTCAAATGAAATTGCCGTAAAGGTATTCGATCCGACTGACCAGGGAGTTGGCCAACATGGCAAACAAGTATTGAACCCGGCTAATATTTATTACACGCCGACATCGGGTATCTGGCAGACCGTATGGCTGGAAACAGTTTCAGTTAACGCTGTAATTAACTTGGTGATAACGCCTGATATTGATAAAAGCTTGCTAAACCTTGCAGTGAACCAAGACGATAAAATAGATACCCAAGTCGAAGCAACCGCATATGAAAAAGGTAAGAAAGTTGCTGATTGGCATAATGGTCATATCTTAATTCCAAATGCCCATTTATGGTCACCGTCAGACCCCTTTTTATATGATTTGATAGTACGGGTAAAGAAGAATGGCAAAGTAGTCGATGAAGTAAATAGCTATTTCGGAATGCGCAAGATCGGTATCGGTAAAGATGAAAAGGGTTTAGACAGGATCATGCTGAATAACAAACCCTACTATAATTTAGGCACTTTAGACCAGGGTTTCTGGCCAGAGGGTTTGTACACTGCACCGACAGACGAAGCTTTATCGTTTGATATCAAGGCCATCAAGGCCATGGGCTTTAACACGATCAGGAAGCACATCAAAGTAGAACCCGCGCGTTGGTATTATTGGGCGGATAAGTTAGGAATGCTCGTTTGGCAGGATATGGTGAATCCCAACCAGGGTTTGCCGGAAGGTAGTAAGGCCGCTTTTGAGCGGGGTTGTAAGCAGGAGTTGGCGCAGTTGCATAATTATCCCTGTATCACGACCTGGGTATTGTTCAATGAAAAATGGGGACAATATGACCAAAAGCGGCTAACCGACTGGATTAAGGAAACCGACCCGAGCCGAATATTGAACGGGCATAGTGGCGAGCTGCTTTATGTCAACGAACAATTAAGGAGCCCTAGCCCTGATGCTTACGTAGATGCGGATATGACCGACGTGCACGCTTACCCGGACCCGATGATGAGTATTAAACAACCCGGCAAGGCTCAGGTTTGCGGTGAGTTCGGTGGCATCGGCGTTTTCATCCCCGATCACCAATGGCTGACTGGTAACGCATGGGGTTACATCCAGGAGAAACCGGCAGCACTCAAAGCCAAATACACCGTCATGCAGCAGCACCTACAACTATTCCAGCAGGAGGGATTGTCCGGTAGCATCTATACCCAACCATTTGATGTGGAAGGTGAACAGAACGGCCTAATGACCTACGACCGCGAAGTGATCAAAATACCTTTTGCAGAGTTACGGAGAATCCACAGTAAGTTGAACCCGGATGTGAATTCCCCAAGTTGGATGGCGAATCTGGGTGACGTTGCTGCACAGGATGCGGACCTGACCGAACCCGGATTGAAATACAGCGTCATGCTGGATGATTATATTAAAGGCAACCGGGATGCGGCGTTCCTTAAGAAAATGGCGATGATGGCGACACAGGCCGGTGATAAACCAGGTGCAGTGCTCGCGGGAAATGCTTACATCGCCAGTTTAAAACTACCATTGAGCGACGAAGATATCCAGAATATCAGCCAATTTACTAAAAGCACCAAAGATCCGGGTTTTGCTTTAATGCAAAATGATGCGGATGCTTTCAAAAAAGTAATAGGTGACCGCCAGTTCACAGTGAACATGATGAACATGATCTTCAAAGGTGAACTGGAGCCAATGCTCAATTCCAGTGAAAGTCCTGATTGGAACGCAATTGAGGTAAAAGCTAAAACATATGGTGCTGCGGGTGAAGAAATCTTCTTACGCGCCAAAACAGTGGCTTTGTACAATAAGCAAGATTGGTCGAATTATGTTACAACAGCTAATCAGTACCTAACTAAATATGGGAAAAATATCAGTGAGCAAGAACAGACGACTTTTCAGCAGGCCATTAACCAACACAAATAA
- the tnpB gene encoding IS66 family insertion sequence element accessory protein TnpB (TnpB, as the term is used for proteins encoded by IS66 family insertion elements, is considered an accessory protein, since TnpC, encoded by a neighboring gene, is a DDE family transposase.): protein MNEIVMFPTTLKYRIFRDPVDMRKSFDGLGQLVFRHLGKYGDDEPILFFFFNKQRTCVKALFYNNQMVTILYGRRKEEAFKLPGFDPDQKAIDVSPVTMTALLQGLTVVGAKSA, encoded by the coding sequence ATGAACGAAATCGTTATGTTCCCCACCACGCTGAAGTACCGGATCTTCCGTGACCCGGTTGACATGCGCAAGAGTTTTGACGGCCTCGGCCAGCTTGTATTCCGGCATTTGGGTAAGTATGGCGATGACGAGCCCATCCTGTTCTTTTTCTTCAATAAGCAGCGCACCTGTGTGAAAGCCCTCTTTTACAATAACCAGATGGTGACCATACTTTATGGCAGGCGTAAAGAGGAAGCATTCAAGCTGCCCGGCTTTGATCCTGATCAAAAAGCCATCGATGTATCGCCGGTAACCATGACTGCGTTACTCCAGGGCCTAACCGTTGTAGGTGCAAAAAGCGCTTAG
- the tnpC gene encoding IS66 family transposase has translation MSLNNNLSLRQQLKLSNRQLNDALEREQAKDIYVSFLEGQNTRLTDHNAFLQTTIRELNEQLAAKEQMVAEQTALANLLQQNCDALSSKLTIQDTILADFQQQIDTKDRLIAKQQKDLGKLDLVRHGQRLAKKDLYGRKSEKLHEPAELPDVFGDGITDEELAEAKEVFYKTGFAKIEKTPVPSLLEQNLPVTTKVIKLDIIPEGVRHIGTKTSRRLVYHKAWTEIQETIRYIYMREDKQNLRFENITEKLPARPMKCKADVSVSVQLAIDRWLYHSPVQRTQNKFAQAGVRVPYSTLLDWSNAVPGALSALHRLHLRDLVKSGILHCDETGLTVLDKSKKQGKRSHRGQILGLMNPLLNIVGFQYLKGRGLDDIAYVLRGFKGYLHTDGYTGYNKIGKRDGIQHGRCLAHTRRYYFNARDVDKRRSFYVLKNFINPLYAIERKCRSEGLDFDQITEMRQKYAVPILSAFRQWLTTERTKVKEHSPMAKAIEYTLRLWDGIMLYTTDGMLSIDNNCLERAIRPIALGKKSWMFAGSHESAPNAAVMYSFFGTCKLHGIDPEAWLADVLNRIAHTPKERLSDLLPQYWKLQRLAA, from the coding sequence TTGAGCCTGAATAACAACCTTTCGCTGCGCCAGCAGTTAAAACTGTCTAACCGACAACTGAACGATGCACTCGAAAGAGAGCAGGCGAAAGATATCTACGTCTCTTTTCTTGAAGGACAGAATACCAGGCTCACTGATCACAATGCTTTCCTGCAAACCACTATCAGGGAACTTAACGAACAACTCGCCGCAAAGGAACAAATGGTTGCGGAACAAACCGCCCTTGCCAATCTTTTGCAGCAGAACTGCGATGCCCTTTCTTCTAAGCTAACCATTCAGGATACTATCCTGGCCGACTTCCAGCAGCAGATCGATACGAAAGACCGGCTGATCGCTAAACAGCAAAAAGATCTGGGTAAGCTTGACCTGGTTCGTCACGGCCAAAGGTTAGCTAAAAAAGACCTTTATGGCCGTAAAAGTGAAAAGCTGCATGAACCCGCTGAACTGCCCGATGTGTTTGGCGATGGTATTACCGACGAAGAACTGGCCGAAGCCAAAGAGGTCTTTTACAAGACCGGCTTTGCCAAGATCGAAAAAACACCTGTTCCAAGTTTACTGGAACAAAATCTGCCTGTTACAACCAAAGTGATCAAACTGGATATCATTCCTGAAGGTGTCCGCCATATCGGTACCAAAACCTCGCGCCGGTTGGTTTATCACAAAGCCTGGACCGAGATACAGGAAACCATCCGCTACATCTACATGCGGGAAGATAAACAGAACCTGCGCTTTGAGAATATTACCGAAAAACTGCCTGCACGTCCGATGAAATGCAAAGCAGACGTATCGGTAAGTGTTCAACTGGCTATTGACCGGTGGTTGTACCATTCACCCGTACAGCGCACGCAAAACAAGTTTGCGCAGGCTGGTGTGCGGGTACCGTATTCTACCTTACTGGATTGGTCTAACGCTGTTCCGGGCGCACTTTCTGCACTGCACCGTTTGCACCTGCGCGACCTGGTAAAGAGCGGCATCCTGCATTGTGATGAAACCGGCCTGACCGTACTGGATAAATCCAAAAAACAGGGCAAACGTTCACACCGCGGGCAGATCCTGGGCCTGATGAACCCATTATTGAACATCGTCGGTTTCCAATACCTAAAAGGCAGAGGGCTTGACGACATCGCTTATGTGCTGCGTGGCTTTAAAGGCTACCTGCATACGGACGGTTACACCGGTTATAACAAGATCGGTAAGCGGGATGGTATCCAGCATGGCCGTTGCCTTGCACATACCCGGCGATATTACTTCAATGCCAGGGACGTTGACAAACGACGGTCGTTCTATGTGCTGAAGAACTTTATCAACCCGCTATATGCCATCGAGCGAAAGTGCAGATCCGAGGGACTGGACTTTGACCAGATCACCGAGATGCGGCAAAAGTATGCCGTACCGATCCTGAGTGCATTCCGCCAGTGGCTGACCACCGAACGAACGAAGGTAAAGGAGCATTCACCTATGGCTAAGGCAATAGAATATACACTTCGCTTGTGGGATGGGATCATGCTTTATACGACCGATGGTATGTTATCTATTGACAACAATTGCCTGGAGCGGGCCATTCGGCCTATCGCTTTGGGCAAGAAGTCCTGGATGTTTGCCGGCAGCCATGAATCAGCGCCTAATGCCGCTGTTATGTACTCATTCTTCGGCACCTGCAAGTTGCACGGTATTGATCCGGAAGCCTGGCTGGCCGATGTATTGAATCGCATTGCGCATACGCCTAAAGAGCGTTTGTCCGATCTGCTGCCGCAATATTGGAAGCTTCAGCGTTTAGCTGCCTAA
- a CDS encoding aminotransferase class V-fold PLP-dependent enzyme: MNNISNEELNKYRNDTSGCSGVVHFNNAGASLPPDVVIDTVVAYLKEEATYGGYETEYKNIARIEDTYRLIAELIGAGKDEVAIFENASAAWGTAFKGLTFEPGDEIITCEMEYVTNLIGLSDVRKKGVKVVVINNDEFGNFPLAELVDAINPRTKLILVTHIPSSGGGILPINEIGKIAARYGVLYMVDACQTAGQYPIDVKAIQCDILSATGRKYLRAPRGTGFLFVKKSVQDRLSPILMDFLAASNVSLDGYTLRSDARRFELYEKSRALTLGLGKAVEYALNIGVDRIWQRVQYLADLTRSEFSSIPGVTVHDIGSEKCGIVTFSVAGIDSMLVRNKLVEHGINVSFGGAQATPIYMEKHQLQGIVRASLHYYNTENEIYSMCSLLKQIAKSDSTASVLTE; this comes from the coding sequence ATGAATAACATTAGTAACGAAGAGTTGAACAAGTACCGGAATGACACATCAGGCTGCTCTGGCGTGGTGCATTTTAACAATGCAGGCGCATCGTTGCCGCCGGACGTAGTGATCGACACCGTTGTGGCTTATTTAAAGGAAGAAGCGACTTACGGCGGGTATGAAACGGAGTACAAGAACATAGCCCGAATCGAGGATACTTACCGTCTTATTGCGGAACTGATCGGAGCCGGTAAGGATGAGGTAGCCATATTTGAAAACGCCAGCGCAGCGTGGGGAACAGCATTTAAAGGGTTAACCTTTGAACCGGGTGACGAGATCATTACCTGCGAGATGGAGTATGTAACCAATCTGATTGGATTATCAGATGTCAGAAAGAAAGGTGTAAAGGTTGTGGTGATCAATAATGATGAGTTTGGCAATTTCCCCTTAGCCGAACTGGTCGATGCTATCAATCCGCGAACCAAACTGATTTTGGTAACACATATCCCGTCATCAGGAGGCGGTATCCTGCCAATTAATGAGATCGGTAAGATAGCTGCCAGGTACGGCGTGCTGTATATGGTCGATGCCTGCCAGACTGCCGGACAATATCCTATTGATGTTAAAGCGATCCAGTGCGATATATTATCCGCAACCGGCCGCAAGTATCTAAGGGCACCAAGAGGAACAGGCTTTTTATTTGTAAAAAAGAGCGTTCAGGATAGACTATCACCTATTCTGATGGACTTCCTTGCAGCAAGTAATGTCAGCCTGGACGGTTATACCTTACGCAGTGATGCACGCCGCTTTGAACTTTATGAGAAAAGCCGCGCACTCACTTTAGGCTTAGGCAAAGCTGTCGAATATGCACTGAACATCGGTGTGGACAGGATCTGGCAGCGGGTGCAATACCTGGCCGATCTTACACGAAGCGAGTTTAGTAGCATTCCCGGTGTTACGGTTCATGATATCGGCAGTGAGAAGTGTGGTATCGTTACTTTCTCGGTTGCGGGAATTGATAGTATGCTGGTCAGGAATAAACTGGTAGAACACGGTATCAACGTTTCTTTTGGGGGTGCCCAGGCAACGCCGATCTATATGGAAAAGCACCAACTTCAAGGTATAGTCCGGGCTTCACTTCATTATTATAATACAGAAAACGAGATATACAGTATGTGCAGCCTGCTTAAACAAATAGCAAAAAGCGACAGCACAGCCTCCGTTTTGACGGAATAA